DNA from Elaeis guineensis isolate ETL-2024a chromosome 2, EG11, whole genome shotgun sequence:
cgctgcctcacgataacggtgggcatgaccttctttctgaggtcaggttccccctcacagtgacggcaggcatgaccttcttcctgaggtcaggttttTTCTCGCGATGACGCACACCAGGAAGCCCTCGTGGTCGAGGATGTGCTATATGCGCGGGCTCTAGGCCATCAAGGCAAAACGcggccggatctgtctcttctaccctcaccttcttcgccaatcCGGAAGTTGCAGTGTCTTCCCGTTCGCGGGCTTTcagactctgggctaacatctgAGCTGCGACCGCGCCCATTTACGAGACGAAGGAAGACCAGCACGATCTATGAACGGGGCCACGGAAGCAAGAAAAGTTTTggggctaacccaagctggtctaaGGGAGGTGGGGGTatagagatgaggatgactcaacgGACGCCTGAAGTTAGGAAGGAAAGATCGAAGAAACTCATGTACAAAGTGAGATCAccgaaggggggaggcaggtttaaataggcgatgggggTCGGTGCAATAATGGCTGTAGGACTCCTCAGACAAGTCCGTAACCGCTACATGGCCCACTTACCGTGGCAAacggctgaaggtggccgacaattagtaacaccattatggcaccgtacctatgGCCACGCCCCGacggaaattccaaaaagaaaaaacttttttcgaaaaggctccagtaccagcgtgccaATCATCAAAATATCTAGCAACCGCCAAGCACGAAAATCTAGGGGGACAGCTTcggtcgtgagaatttctctgtacttccttcattcgtagcctgaactcgaaagtagggagactgatgttgggtataaaatatccccccccCGATCGAAGCTTGTAAAGCACCGATCCTTCTCCGAACCTTGTGcgtggcgcctctccgaacctcctcgatcgtccggacttctccgacaatgaacttctgcattcgtccatcgggccgccccgaaggccctctggggctcactgtcagccgaccttctacagcaaccaactaccctccgcacttctttcgaacttcgtcagcatccgagcttccccgacaacaagagttctatggtaaccagactccatccgagtttctacgacggtcgaccatccCCCGGATCCTAATCGGGCTCCCGTGAGAGcagaacttctactacgaatggtctactctGAACACCTACAGCGGACTGTCTATCCcaaacgtctactgtaagcaaattccattcgagcctctactatgaacaaaattttttcgaacttctgttacaaGTAGACCTCAGCCGAGCTACTCTGTAGCGAGGGgattccggatgaacttctaccaCGGGACACTACTCCGATTTTCTATGACAaccggtcctcgcccgagctcctacaacaaacggccccctttcgacctctcacgagaaccggatcccgtccgaacttctccagcggatggattctggacgagcttctatgacggacgagctccagcagctgggtccctgcgatggcCAATCGCCCCCGATGTCTGCTgaacctccccagcgctatccgaagtccatcgccaaccgacctcctaccaggctccccgtaAAACTGGGCTTCCCCAGCggatgatcttcggatgagcctccacatcagataaattccagacggactttcctagtgatcggacttccccggactccgcaaacagaaaatctccatccgagctcctgcggcaggtgactcccgcctgaaatgtcagcgacctcggaacatccgagcctctcccagaacgacgatgtgaagagccattctacTCCATTAGGCATCccggccgagcttcaaccgacggatctgaactctctgacaagctacGACAAGAGCcgtcatcctgctccactctctgcaacggattccatgcagctccaccactctctggcaagtcacgacaacggacaccactccactctccgcagcaagctccacgtggtcctgggcgacctctgacgccactactctccgtaacaaactccgcacgtctCTGAATGGTCCACtttcagacggttacagacgtcgctgtcagtcagttacgctctccgtctataaataaggacccccagatacgttcttttctaaactcaaaactctatctcgaaactctgccaaaattttcgctcgagcactctatttctgttgaagcagagtactgacttgagcgtcggagggtcttggcggagcactcccaactccgatttaaactttctttgcaggttccggtggcggccgcggtcatcccagctccagcttctccgacttcgatgggattctgcaccaacaatatcaATTTTTGAATAGCTGCGTTTGTCTTATGGACGGCTACATAGCAGACTACAATGAGTGTTGAATGATCTATTGACAAAGAATGTTGTACGAAGTAATTGCTACTGCATACTGTCTCAATACTACACCTATCATTTGACAAGTCTTTGCAGGCGAGGGTGGACTGCACATAAGACATTTTCATTAGACAGAATATTGATGACTTTGTATGATTCTTTATCAGTTATCAGCTAATAGTTTTAACCAATGTCACTAGGGAATCTGTTCCTCGTAAAAGCAATAATGGTTTTTCTCATGGTATGATTCGCCTACAACTTTAGCATTGCAAGATGTAATATGGTTATTTAAAGTTACTGCACTGTTTTTTTCCTAGAAGACCAAGTTGTTATGTTCCTTTCATTTGTAAATTTGCTCTGAATTTGAGAAGTTGCTTTCCTGAGGTTTTGTGAAGGTTAGATGAGGTGAGGACTTCacagaattatttttaaaaacaaTCACTACCTGACCAGAGAAAAGCAATTGATTACTTGGAAGATCAGTCAGACTTACTGATAAAGCATGGAcgtaacccttttttttttttttttttttttgtatagagtGGATTTGGCTCAGTTGCATGACTTTATGTCCCTTGCAATGTATGCTAGTGCAGAAGCGCATTACAAAGGATGGCACCTATACAGCTTGCTGATTCTTTGCTTGGAAGATTACTGGTTTTCCTGCTTGCTCATCATTGTTGACGATATAGTTGCTTCTTAGAAAAATCTTGATGATAGCGGTTTTTTTCTGCACCAAGTTATAATATAGATGATGTATTTATGGGTAGACACCATTCAAGATGAAGAATTTGTGCCAAATTACAGAAAGGGATGGTTGTCAGCATGTTACCAGAATGAATTCAAATTGTGAAAAATGATTCCTATGGTATAATTCAGCTACTTGGATGAAACAAGTCGGTGCCTCAATCTCTCGGGCTGCTAAATTATTTGTATTGTTTGTGTGATGTATCACCGTCCCTTGAAACCACTCTAGCAATTCAAATAGGATGTTTTATTTTGCAAATCATAAAACCGATCCAAATTGTCATGGAACACCTTTGTCACTGAAAATTTCTTTGTTTCTTTGTTTGAATTGTTCATTATGCCAGATGCCAACCTTGGGGAAACTTCTTTCAGTTTGTAATACCGATTTTGGTGGATTAGTATTTCCCTGTGATCCAAAAGTCAGACCCCCAAAGTTTCAGCAAGCCCGCAATTTTGCTTGATGGAACAAAGAAAACCTTCCTCTGTTAAACATCATGACCAATGGGTTGAGATGAGCTTCTGCGGCACTTTGTCTTGTTGATTTGCTGAATAGCTGGCGATCAACCATCCTAATCTACTAGTAATAGTTCTTGTCtccaattttattataaattcttATCAACCAAAAACACTTGGTTTAAGATTCCTTATAATAGCCTGCCGTTGAAATATCTTAGTGATTTATGCTTTTCAATAATTTGGATATCTATCACTTCCATTGTGAAGCATCAAAGCCCACACAAACCCATTGGAAAATGACCCAGAGCGACCTAAGATATTTTTCTGTTCTTTGATTCTCTCCCCTTAGTTGTCTGTTAGTTTTCTAACACAATTATCTAACTGGAATACATCACTTCCAAAAGTACTAATCAACAAGATGGATCCTTTGTTTGGCCGTGAGTTCTGAAGCCTGTGACATAATCACATCGGATTTGATGCTATGATCATTTATTTGGTCGAACATCAATAACAATTCCTTGGGGCATTCTTTTTATTTCATCCCTGCTACAACTTAGTTACATCCAGTTAAGTAGAGAAGGAAGcgcgcacagagagagagagagagagagattgaaaaaaaaaaagaggaaagaataaACATATGCGGGCTGACAAAGAAGCAGAACAAGGCCACTGCTCAAAAGAGTGGCAGTTAAATTCCTGAGCTACTTTAACAAAAGGACAGCTCCAATGCTCAAAGCACAGTACCACTGCTCTGCTCCAGCGTCGCCATGGATCCCGGGCTCAGTAGAGGAAACGAACACCATGCTGGAAACGGCGAAGGTGAGAAAAGCCCTGCGAAGCCGGTCGGAGACTGGTAGCCGGAAACAGCCTTCTGCTCCATTGGCTTCATGGACTCCGTCAAGAAGCAATTACTATTATCAAACACAGGCAGCGGTGGAGGCAGGGGAGTTCTGGGGGTCAACACCAGCGGCGGAGGTGGTCGTGCCGTGTCTCTGAGAGGCCTTGGTGTGGCCTGCGGTGCACCGGTGAGCTTCTGCACCAGCTGGCGGAAGTCTCGTGGGTCGACTCGGTACACCTTGGGCGGCACCGGCTGGTCGGGCTTCTTCCACGCCTTCGCCGGTGGCCCTTGCACCGAGTGGAGCACAGCCTGGAAGGCCGGTGTCTTGGCCTGCTTCTCTCTAGCCCCTGGCATCTctggagaaagaaaaaggaaggggAGTTCTCCTCGGCCAGCTCCGCTCGTTCTCATTATCTTGGGTGCGTTAAAGGGATACATATATGTGAGGAGGCGGAACTGCGGCGTTGGACCTGGGTCACGTTGTTATCGGGGCGGCTGCTGGGACGGACACTTGGAGCTACCGGTCAAAAGGAGGGGGCTGAGGTGACGTTGCGACCTGGTTGTTAGGCGTGGCGTGACGTTTTATTTTTACCAGCATCTCCTTTTACGTATATTTGTCACCATCTCTGGCTGCCTCAGGGGAAGCTACTGGGTGTGGCGTTACCCGGAGTGGACTTACCTGGGCCGGGCGTGGGTGGGCCGTCGTCTGGTAGAATCTTACCAAAGGAGGACCCACACAGGCGGCTGCCGATCGAGATGCATGGAATAGACGGCACGGATTATGTGGGGCCTATGTTGTATGATCACGAGTTTTCCATGGGTGTGCAGCCATCTACATCCAAGGCACTCTAGTCTGGACTAGTAATAGCTTTCTTGTATCATCTGCTAAGCGCAAACCCTCCTAAATTCGATGATGCAGCTGACCCACTCACCGAGTTGCACCCTTTTCAATGGATGACTCTTCTTATAGGCAGCTAgaaaaactttagagagagattaAATGAAGGCATAGCCTGTCTAGCTGTGATGATGGTTCTAGACTTTGTTTCAAAGTAGAATTTGGCGGGCCAAGGATATTCGGGGGGAATGTTCCTTCTTGTGGAGCTCATTATTTGCAAGCCTTTCTATCCCCCAAAGAAAGGTCAATCGAGCATCAGTGTCGCGAAGAACcatcaaatttggatagatttcCAGGCACGGGCAGCATGGGTTAGGATAATTGGTTTAAGCAAGATTTCGGCAGTTCGGGCATTATGTCGGGTGGTGCAGTATCTTGATGGTCACATTGTTTTGAGTAAAGCGTTACACAATtcttcttatccaaaaaaaaaaaaaaaaaaaaaaagtgttacATAGTTCTTCAATGTGATTGAAGCAGTTGCGCTAATTAATACTTTCGCAAGTCATTTCACCTTTATTCTTAATACGTAACTAGGACCAGGAAATAATAAAAA
Protein-coding regions in this window:
- the LOC105060151 gene encoding uncharacterized protein; this encodes MRTSGAGRGELPFLFLSPEMPGAREKQAKTPAFQAVLHSVQGPPAKAWKKPDQPVPPKVYRVDPRDFRQLVQKLTGAPQATPRPLRDTARPPPPLVLTPRTPLPPPLPVFDNSNCFLTESMKPMEQKAVSGYQSPTGFAGLFSPSPFPAWCSFPLLSPGSMATLEQSSGTVL